From Pempheris klunzingeri isolate RE-2024b chromosome 18, fPemKlu1.hap1, whole genome shotgun sequence, a single genomic window includes:
- the eya4 gene encoding eyes absent homolog 4 isoform X3, protein MEMQDLASPHNRVGGGDSTGSKLDKNNLGSPSITTNGTGGENMTVLNTADWLLGCSSPPPAPGSKDYVKTEPMNNSDTVTTTGDTALDTYAGSVITSSGYSPRSAHQYSPPLYPSKPYPHILSTPAAPPMPTYAGQPQFSSMQQSTVYTAYSQTGQAYGLSTYDLGVMLPGIKTESGLAQSQSPLQTGLSYSPGFTTPQPGQTAYSPYQMPGSSFTPSSGLYATNNSVSNPANYTATQQDYPSYTTFGQNQYAQYYAASTYGTYMTSNSVDGTGSTAAYQLQDPTPAITGQAAELHPADFDTVQSPSTPIKELDDRACRSGGSKSRGRGRKNNPSPPPDSDLERVFVWDLDETIIVFHSLLTGSYAQKYGKDPPMAVTLGLRMEEMIFNLADTHLFFNDLEECDQVHIDDVSSDDNGQDLSTYSFATDGFHAAATSANLCLATGVRGGVDWMRKLAFRYRRVKELYSTYKNNVGGLLGPAKRDAWLQLRAEVEALTDSWLTHALKSLSIISSRSNCVNVLVTTTQLIPALAKVLLYSLGSVFPIENIYSATKIGKESCFERIVSRFGTNITYVVIGDGKDEEHAASQVNKQLLNFDPSDLVTLLPPLVYLFFAGKESCFERIMQRFGRKVVYVVIGDGVEEEQAAKKHNMPFWRISSHSDLLALHQALEFEYL, encoded by the exons ATGGAAATGCAGGACCTAGCCAGTCCTCATAACCGTGTGGGAGGTGGAGATTCGACGGGCTCCAAGCTGGACAAGAACAACCTTGGCAGCCCCTCCATCACCACCAATGGAACAGGAG GTGAAAACATGACAGTTCTAAACACGGCTGATTGGCTGTTGGGCTGCAGCAGCCCGCCCCCTGCCCCGGGCTCCAAGGACTATG TGAAAACAGAGCCTATGAACAACAGCGATACAGTCACTACGACAGGCGACACAGCACTGGACACATACGCAggctcag TAATCACCAGCAGCGGGTATAGCCCTCGTTCAGCCCACCAGTACTCCCCACCTCTCTACCCGTCAAA GCCCTACCCTCACATTCTCTCCACACCGGCAGCCCCTCCCATGCCGACATACGCTGGTCAACCCCAGTTCAGCAGCATGCAGCAGTCGACCGTCTACACTGCGTACTCTCAGACAGGACAGGCATACGGACTGTCCACCTATG ACCTTGGCGTGATGCTGCCGGGCATTAAGACAGAGAGCGGCCTGGCTCAGAGTCAGTCTCCTCTGCAGACGGGCCTCAGCTACAGCCCCGGCTTCACCACACCTCAGCCCGGACAGACTGCATACTCACCTTATCAGATGCCAG GTTCCAGTTTCACACCTTCCTCAGGCCTCTATGCCACCAACAACTCAGTGTCCAACCCCGCCAACTACACTGCCACACAGCAG GATTATCCCTCATACACGACGTTTGGCCAAAACCAGTATGCCCAGTATTATGCCGCCTCCACTTACGGGACTTATATGACCTCCAACAGCGTGGATGGCACAGGCTCCACGGCAGCGTACCAGCTGCAAGATCCCACCCCTGCCATTACCGGACAGGCTGCTGAACTTCACCCTG CGGACTTTGATACAGTGCAGAGCCCCTCCACGCCCATCAAAGAGCTGGATGACCGAGCCTGCCGGAGTGGGGGGTCCAAGTCCCGGGGCAGGGGCCGCAAGAAcaacccctcccctccccctgaTAGTGACCTGGAG AGGGTGTTTGTGTGGGATCTGGATGAGACAATCATTGTCTTCCATTCTCTGCTTACGGGCTCCTACGCGCAGAAATATGGCAAG GACCCTCCGATGGCGGTGACGCTGGGTCtgaggatggaggagatgaTCTTCAACTTGGCTGACACACACTTATTCTTTAACGACCTGGAg gAGTGTGATCAGGTACATATTGATGATGTGTCATCAGACGACAATGGCCAGGACTTAAG TACTTACAGTTTTGCAACTGATGGCTTCCATGCAGCTGCAACCAGCGCCAACCTGTGCCTGGCTACGGGTGTCCGCGGCGGGGTCGACTGGATGAGGAAACTGGCCTTCCGCTACCGACGAGTCAAAGAGTTGTATAGCACGTACAAAAACAATGTGGGGG GCCTGCTGGGTCCTGCTAAAAGAGACGCCTGGCTGCAGCTCAGGGCAGAGGTGGAGGCTCTGACCGACTCCTGGCTCACCCACGCACTCAAGTCCCTCTCCATCATCAGCTCCAG GAGTAACTGTGTAAATGTGTTGGTGACCACAACACAGCTCATACCAGCGCTGGCTAAAGTTCTCTTATATAGTCTGGGATCTGTTTTCCCCATCGAGAACATTTACAGTGCAACAAAAATAG GCAAAGAGAGCTGTTTTGAGCGTATAGTCTCCCGCTTTGGCACTAACATTACATATGTTGTGATTGGAGATGGGAAGGATGAAGAGCATGCGGCCAGCCAGGTAAACAAACAACTTCTGAACTTCGACCCCTCTGACCTTGTgaccctccttcctccccttgtttatttgttttttgcagGAAAAGAGAGTTGCTTTGAACGCATAATGCAAAGGTTTGGCAGGAAAGTAGTGTATGTTGTAATTGGGGACGGTGTGGAAGAGGAGCAGGCGGCCAAAAAG CACAACATGCCTTTCTGGAGGATATCCAGCCACTCTGACCTGCTGGCACTACACCAAGCACTGGAGTTTGAGTACCTGTAA